In Leptodactylus fuscus isolate aLepFus1 chromosome 2, aLepFus1.hap2, whole genome shotgun sequence, one genomic interval encodes:
- the GJA3 gene encoding gap junction alpha-3 protein, with protein sequence MGDWSFLGRLLENAQEHSTVIGKVWLTVLFIFRILVLGAAAEEVWGDEQSDFTCNTQQPGCENVCYDKAFPISHIRFWVLQIIFVSTPTLIYLGHVLHIVRMEEKKKEKEEELKKCIKGNDEKELLLRKGGEKKEKPPIRDERGKIRIGGALLRTYVFNIIFKTLFEIGFIVGQYFLYGFELKPLYRCNRWPCPNTVDCFISRPTEKTIFIIFMLVVACVSLLLNMLEIYHLGWKKLKQGMTNRYVPDPACNKADPPSPLPRTAPPSMAYPPYYTDAATAPPSVQHVYARSPLSDFKMASLAEEAIDPSFFSGNLDHHMLTTEQNWANLTVERERKPGSSSASACSATTSAPSSVRNEGGSDEGVATVMERSGSNVRSEVDEKPATTTVEMHQPPVLIDTRRLSRASKSSSSRARSDDLAV encoded by the coding sequence ATGGGTGACTGGAGTTTTCTGGGAAGACTATTAGAAAATGCGCAAGAACACTCCACGGTCATTGGAAAGGTCTGGTTGACTGTGTTGTTTATCTTCCGGATCCTGGTATTAGGAGCAGCAGCAGAAGAAGTGTGGGGGGATGAGCAGTCTGACTTTACTTGTAACACCCAGCAACCCGGTTGTGAAAATGTCTGCTATGACAAAGCCTTCCCTATATCTCATATTAGATTCTGGGTGCTCCAGATTATCTTTGTGTCCACCCCCACACTCATTTATCTGGGCCATGTCCTGCACATTGTGCGgatggaagaaaagaaaaaagaaaaagaggagGAGCTAAAGAAGTGTATTAAAGGTAATGATGAGAAGGAACTTCTCCTCAGGAAGGGAGGTGAGAAGAAGGAGAAACCCCCTATCAGAGATGAAAGGGGTAAAATCAGAATAGGGGGTGCCCTCCTCCGCACCTACGTCTTCAATATTATTTTCAAGACTCTGTTTGAGATTGGCTTTATTGTAGGACAGTACTTCCTGTATGGTTTTGAGCTAAAACCTCTTTATCGTTGCAACCGTTGGCCTTGCCCCAACACTGTGGACTGCTTCATTTCCAGGCCAACAGAAAAGACCATTTTCATCATATTTATGCTTGTAGTGGCTTGCGTGTCTCTTTTGCTGAATATGTTAGAGATATATCACTTGGGGTGGAAGAAACTCAAGCAAGGTATGACTAATCGATATGTCCCTGATCCCGCTTGCAATAAAGCAGATCCTCCTAGCCCGCTCCCGCGAACTGCCCCGCCAAGCATGGCTTATCCACCATATTATACCGATGCAGCCACTGCACCTCCGAGCGTGCAACATGTATATGCTAGATCTCCACTTTCTGATTTCAAAATGGCATCCCTTGCAGAAGAAGCTATCGACCCATCCTTTTTCAGTGGCAATCTTGACCACcacatgctaaccactgagcaaaatTGGGCCAACCTAACGGTGGAGCGGGAAAGAAAACCTGGATCAAGCAGTGCCAGTGCGTGCAGTGCAACTACTTCCGCTCCAAGCAGTGTGAGAAATGAAGGAGGGAGTGATGAGGGGGTAGCCACAGTGATGGAGAGAAGTGGAAGCAATGTAAGGTCAGAAGTAGATGAGAAACCAGCCACTACCACCGTAGAGATGCATCAGCCTCCAGTGTTGATAGACACAAGAAGGCTCAGCAGGGCTAGCAAATCCAGCAGTAGCAGAGCTAGGTCAGACGACTTAGCAGTGTAG